The Longimicrobium sp. genome includes the window CCGCGCAGATGGCGAGGAGCGACGCGAAGAGCTTGGTACGCATGGTCTAAACCCTCTCGTGTGGGTGGTCCCTCCAAAGCGCCAAGGGGGCGCAGGGAGAAGCTACCTTAGGCACACGGATCACGCCACCTAGCACGGGGAAACCGAACGCGCCAGTCCGCACGGGGAGGGGCGTCGTCGTCGCAGTTTTCCTCGGTGCGCGCGGGCACTCTGTCCACTCTGGTCAGGCCAGCCGAGGACTCCCGGCTACGGTTGCTCCATTTCCCGACAAGTCGCACGGACTACCCCCTTCACACCACAAACGTCGATATTCAAGTGCGCTCCCGAAGCGAGTCCGAGCCTTTTCTGCCTCCGCGCATGCAAATCGTGAGGATCATCGTGACCCAACTCGGTGCGCGCTCCGGCGGGTGGTGGCAACGGACCACCGTGACGGTGGCTCCGGTGTTTCGACTCATCTCCACGGCGAGTGGCGCGACACGCCGACCGTGAAAACCGTTTGGGTGAGGTGATGGTATCAAGCACCAGGGGCGCCCCGGGCACGATGCACACTTGGGGACCACACCAAGCGGGCCACCGCTGGAGCACCATCGGCCCGACTCGCCCCCAACCGCCGCAGGCACGCGGGGAACTGCGTGATCCCCGCGGACCGCCGGCCGCCGGTCCGTCTTCATCCATCTCCACTCCCGAAGAGCACCCCGGCCGCGAGGCCGGTCCGCAAAACCAGGGGTCTCCCCGAGACAGCCCAGTTGCCGAAGAGTGGGAGCCGGCCCGCAGACGGGCCGGCTGCACCCTCCGAATCCGAGGAGCGTAGTACAGTGGCCACAAGACCGACACGCGCGGAGGCGCGTGACGGCGGCCCCATGCAGGCCGCCGACACCAGTGCAAGCCCCCAGGCGGCCGCCCCGCAACCGCCGCGCGCCAAGCTCCCGCCCGCTCCCGCGCTCACCCCGCTCCCGGAGAGCGACGAGGAACTGTTCAGGCTGTATGCTGAAACGGACTCCGACCGCGCACTGCGCGAGGTCGTGAACCGCTACCAGCCCAAGATCATGCGGTTCTTCCTGCGCAATCCCGCGACCCACTCGCGGGCTGAGGACCTGACGCAGGAGGTCTTCATCCGGATCATTCGCAACCGCACGTCGTTCGACCCGGCGCAAAAGTTCTCCACGTGGAGCAAGACCATCGCCGAGCGGATCGCGATCAACGCCGCGCGCGGCGCTCAGCGCAGCCGGGTGACGAGCTTCACCGACATGGGGGTCGACCCCGAAGCCGAGCCTTCGTGGAGCATGGATCCCGTCGACACGGAGCCGCTACCCGACCGAGCGGCGGAGCAGAGCGAGCTACGGGGGATTCTGAGTGAAGCGTTGGAGCAGGTGGAAGAGCGGTACCGGCTTCCCGCCGTACTCCACTTCATCGAAGGGCTCACCCACACCGAGGCGGCAAAGCGCCTGGGAATCCCGGTCGGCACGGCGAAAAGCCGCACCCACCACGCGATCGAAGACCTTCGCACGCTCCTGGGCGCAAGATTTCCGGGCCTAATCGCGGCGTAACGGCAGCGTAGCCCCGCTACTGGCGGGGCGAACCCCGGGGGGAGAAAAGTGGGTGGGCGACAAGCTATGATCGGACACCGCCGATGTAACGCGGCGAGGATGGGTTTCCTCGCCGCGCTTTGGCGTCCCCATTTGCGAGAGGGAGGAATGACCGCTCTGAGATTCGCACGCGTGCTCCTCGCCGCGTCGTCGATTCCGTTCTGCGGATCCTGCGACCGCCAACCCACGGACGGCGGCCCGCCCGCCCACGCCCCGCAGATCACCGGTGCGACGCTGGTGGCAGGCGGCGAAGGGATCGTCACGGGGATCAACCTCGACCTGCTGCCCTCCAGCATCACCGTGGACGGCCACGGCGTCGTAGCGACGCTTCGGACGGCCGCCGAGATCCGGTTCGCCATGCCGGCGAAAAGACCGTGCGAGGTGGATGGCAGGGCGGTTCAGATCGCCTCCGGAACCGCGTCGTACGGCGGACGGCTGACCGTGCCTTCGGTGCTGCGCATGCACCCGGGCGAGTCGCGCATCCTCGGCGCCAGCGACCTGGCCGCTTGCCTGGAGTTCCCCGCAGGCGACCAGAGCTTCGTCATCACCGCGCTCAACCCGTCCATCACCGAGGCGCCGGGCGTGGTACCGCTATTCACGGTGCACACGTGGACGAGCGCCGGAGCTCCGTCAGGCAACCTCTCGACCGGACGCGCCGCGTCGGCGATGTCCGCCACGTCGCAGCAGCAGCCGCTGCTCGCCATTACTCTCGGGGACGACTGGTACCAGACGAACCCCGCTTCGTTCGACCCGCGGTACGCAACCGCATCACCGGGCGACACCGTCGCATGGGTCGACTTCCGCAGCCCGCAGTGGTATGCGAACGGCAACGTCTGCGATGAGCCCCGCTCGCAGGTTCCCACGTTCAACGCCGTGGTCGCCGCGCAGTCCGCGTCCGGCCGCACCGTCATCGCCTACGACGCGAGGACCGCCTACCCGGGCACGTGGAATAGCGAAGCCACCCGCTCCCGTCTGACCCGCTTGGCGGATATTGTGGAGCGCTGGACGCTACCTGCGGTTCGCGAGGTCTTCGACCCGGCGTTCGAGCCCATACGGGGCGCGGGCGGTCGATGGTGGCACATCTTCAGGACCGGCGTGGCGCAGCCCACGGTCGACCAGGCGGGGCTCCCGCAGTCGATGTGCCCGCACTTCTCTGAGGTGGCGACGACGCTCGGGCCGGACTCTCCGCCCACCACGGAAGGCCAGGTGGAAGTGCTGGCGGGGTACCTGATCCACGAGTACGGCCATCACGCGGACGACGTGATCGCGGTACGGCGATGGGGGAACGTCTTCGGGCGCGGGGCGCCGGGCTGGGGAGCGATCGGCGAGAGCTGGGCGCAGATGGTACAGGAAACCGCCGCCAGACTGGCGTCCGGCCAGGCGACCGGCGCGCGCCACGACCGATTGACGACAGGGGTGCCGTACGCCGATTTCTACGGGACCGGGTACGGCGAGCGCCCCGACCTGAGCCCGTGGGGCGGCGGGCGGGGCGCGTACGACCACGGCACCAGGCTCCTCATGTTCCTGCGCGAGCAGTGGGGCGATGCGCCGCTCGGGACCAACCGGACTCGGTTCTACCAGCAGGCCCTCGCCCTGCCGAGCTACGACTTCCCTTCCCTGGCCAGCCTGGTGGGGCTGGACGCCACGACCGCGCTCGACCGCTGGAGCCTCGCGGAAGCGACCGACGACCTGGTCGCGCCGGACGTGGCCGCCGCACGCGGCCTGCCGCAGCTCCGCACGTGGGTGCCCCAGGACCGCGAGCCCCCGTTTCAGGTCTCCCGCACCGTGAACGCGACGTACCCGGTCGCGGTGGCGCGCGGGAGCTACGCCGCGTTGTATCTCTTCGCAGCTGGCGAACTCGGCGTCTCCGTGACCATCACCAACGTCACGAGCGTGCCCAAGGTGGTGCGTGTGACTCGCCTTCGGTAAGGCCCCGGACTCGGCTCCCCGGGCCGCCGCCGAAGCGCACAACCGCGACCGTCACCTACCTGCCCGCCGCGGCCGGGCCATCACGGCGATGGATCGCGCGACCGCAAGGTGCGCAACCACGGCGCATCCCCCCTATCCGCTCCACTGGCCGTTGTGGTAGTAGCTGCGCTGGCACGGAGCATCGCAGCCCTCCCCCGTCGGAAAGACGATGAAGACTCCCACCGTGTAGTCGAGTTCCCGCGCATATGCGACAAGCTTCGTCCGATCCCGCGCCTCCCCGTCCCCCCTTCCGTCGCGAGCCTTCTTGGCTTCCACGATGAGCAGATTGCGATCGTTGGCTCCCCGCTGATGAACGATGATGTCGGGGTAGATCGAGACATATCGCTCGGCCTCCTGATCACCGGGATCCGGTAGATGAACCCTTTTCGGCTCGTGTCTGTTGCGGTTGTACTCACAGTCCACGTGCCAATGTGGGAAGAGGCGCTGCAGGTACTCGCCGAGCTTGTGAGTAACCGCACGCTCCGATACATCATGGATGAGGAGATACTGATCATCGCGAAATAGCCGCGCGACGGCCACATCGAAACGTCTGAGGATCTCATCGACCGGCAGCTCGTCAGACAAGGTCATGGCTTGGAGGGGAATTGTCGAGGCGGGCCCGCGCGCGCTGGCCCGCACCGTAGCGACGCGGGCATCAAGGAGGTTTGCGCGGGACCATGTACGCGATCCCATTGCATGGATGCTTCGGTTCGTCAGCGTTGACAGCAATCACTACGGCGTGGTCCGCTCTCGCGTTCACCCTGGCCGATGCGGCCGCGCGGCCCATCAACTGGTGGCGATCAGCCGCCTCCGCCTCGCGATAGGCGACGCATGCAATGGGTGCTCGCCCGTGCTGCGGGTCACTCTTCAGGATGACGAACGGGTCGGTTCCTGCCGGCACCTGGCCTTTGCGAACCTTGTTGCGGGCGATCCTCAAGCCGCGCTCGAGGGTCAGCTGTTCTTCTTCGGACGCGCGAAGCAGCTCGATGGCGAGCAAGGACCACATGGGTGGACGGTGCGCTTCGATATAGTCCACGAGATCGCTCCACCACGCCGACATCCTGCGCCGGGGACGGTCCTTCGCGCCTCCCGAAGCCCAGCGGCCATAGTAGGCGTCAACGGTGTCGGTTGAATGACCTCCGATCTGGAGGAGGAATGCAGGGTCGAACTCCGAGTTTCCAATGTTGAAGCCCGTCTCCAGGTAAAAAGCGAGCAGGTCCATTTCGTCGCCGTAGAAATTGACGCGCTGCTCGAACTCCGTCCGGCGGATTAGGTAGTGCAGTTTTTCCGACGGACGTACCAATGTCTGGAAGATAACCTCCAGTTCGCCCAGGCTGATCGTCGGCGCGAAGGGAGCATCCTCGGCCACGATTCCCGCCGCTCGGAGAGTATTCCACTGAGTTGCGATCGGCCCCAGCTGATCGAATACGATGCTGACGGGGACGAACAGACGTACTTCCGAAACGTCGATCTCGTTCACCTTTCCGTCTCTCGTCCCGAGGCGCAGCGTGCCGCCCGAATCCTTCAGGAGCGTTGCGAAGCGCGCCGCTTGTGCAGCGGGGGCCGCCCTGAGCTTCACGATGTCGTCTTCAAGGCTCTTGTCCCCGCCACGGCGCGAGGTCGGCCGTAGCTGACCAGACTTGTCCTCCACGATGAGCGCCACCCGGTCTACTACCATCAGCAGGTCGTTCTCCCACTGTATTCCGTCCTCATCCTTCCACGTGGAGGCACGCCACCACCGGCCTTCGGGAAACGCGGTGGTGAACAGCTTTGCCGAAGCGTCCTCTAGGTAGCCCGCTCGTCTCTCCTCGTATCGCTTCAACAGCGGCTTCTGCCCGGCCAAGAGGCCTTTGAGCATGTCGAGCAGGAAGCTGTAGAGGAGCGCAGGGTTGGGGAGAAAGAAGACGTCCTCGTTCGGGCGGATGAGGGGTCGCTGCCATACCGGGTTTCCGAGAAAGACGTGCTCCGCGTCCGCGGCGGAAAGTTCGCCAAAGCCCAGGGACCACGCATTGGCGACCCGTTGCAAGTCTGCCCTTGACGTGCCCTCACGGCACGCGTCCATCCAGTCGTCCAGCGTCAGGATGAAGATGTCCGGGAACCGCAGAGCGGCGTGGTCTAGGAGCGCCAGTCGGGCCTGGGCAAGTGGCAGGAGCCGCAGCACGGCGGCAAGCGCCTCCGGGGAATCGGACAAATCCGGGAACGCCGCGTAGTACCGCGTGCACATCTCCTTGACCGAGCGCGCCTGGAATGCGGGTCGTAGCCGCGCGTACGTGGCGTTGAGCCTCGTTTCGATGGTCCGGATTACCTGTTGGAGCATATCGATCAGGTCAGTGGCCGAGGTGCCCCAGAGCGCGCGGAAGTCGTCGTCCAGCGGACCAAAGAGCTCGCGGGAGATCCGGACCATCTGGTCTGGGTACGCCCAATTGCGGGTGATCTGAGTGGACGCGCGCGCTTGCTCGCGGACGAACAGTCGCCGCGAGTCCTCGATCCCGGATACTTCAGCCAGATCCCGCAGCCGCCGCATGTGGAAGGCGCCACTAACGCCCGCAGCCAGGTCCTGAATCTCCTTGATCTCAAGGGATGAGAGGATCCGCTGGCTGTCGTTCTGGGGGGTTCGCAGCGCGAACGCCTGAATGACCTCGGAGAACGCCTGCAGCATCACGCCGGGTGCCCGGTCGGCGCCGGGCCGGCTCTGCGTGAACCCCGAGGCCATTCCGGCGAGAGCCAGCAGGTGGAGTGGATGGGCTCCTGCGACCGTTGCCGTAAGCTGCGGCAGCAGTGCATTGTACTCCCGTGCAAAACGCTCCCCCAGATCTCGCAGGTGCTGCTGCCTTTCGTCGGAAGTGCGTCCCGCGAGCCGCGGCCTTCCCTGCACGAACTCCGTGAGCGGGGGCATCCCTGGCTGTGTGGGAAGCCCGCGCTCAGGAGGTGAGCGTTTCCGCTTCGGCTTTGCGCGCCCGCGCTTCTTCTCCTTGCCTCTACGTCCTGCCACTGTGGTCGGTCCTAGCTCTGCTGGTGTACTCGGCTCCGTCTGCGCGGCCGGGACGTGAAGCACGGTTCGCGCCGGAGAGCCGGGGCCGGATCGACCCTGTCTGCGACTTCCGGTTCTCCGGGCAGGACACCTTCGCAATGAAGCTACAGCTGAATTTCAACCTTCTAGAAAAGAAGCCCCCCAGGCGGAAGTGCCTGGGGGGCATCAACAACGAAGTGCGTTCTCACTTCGCCATGTCCGGCAGGGAAGTTCGCGGCATCAGCCGCGCTCGCGCGACAGCTTCCGGGTGCGCGGCAGCCCAGGCCTCGAGCCACGCGTGCAGCTCGGAAAGCACCGAGTCCGCCGGCACCCCCCGGCCGTCTACGGCAGTCGAATACGCCATCATCTTCGCACTGACGGTGGGATCTGCGATTAGGTTCTGCAGGTAAAGCAGCTCACCCACCCGCGCGGTCCTCTCCTCACGTCCCACCCCCTCGTCTGATCGGCACGCTACCGCCGTGAGGATCGCCACCACCGCGATCGCTCTCCGCATCCGACTCTTGTGCTGGTTCATTTCAGAACCTCCCCGCCCCTGCCGGGATCGAAGCAGTTGCTGCCGCCGGCCCCGCTCACGCTGTCGGAGCCCCGCCCGACCTTCCCCTGATCGTCCTTCACCACCCACGTCGCGGTCACCCGCTCGCACGGCGATGGCTGCAGGTCCACAGACGCTCCCCGCGTGGTCCAGCTCGTCGCGCCGCCCTCGATCAGATCCTCGGACGTGATCTCCCACCACGAATCGACGATCCTGCCGCTGGGGCTGTCACCGGCGCCCGCGGCGACGTACGTCCCCTCGCCGGTCGCGGTGACCGACACCGTGGCCGTCGGGCCGGCATCACCCGTGACTGTCGTGTCGTAGGCCGCTCTCCACTGGCCCTTGTCGTGGTTCCGATAGCCCGATACGGACGTCCACCGATCACGTGCGTCCTGGACGTACAGCGTGATCCAGGCATCGTCCGGCACCCAGTGCGGCCCGCCGTCGAATACGCCCGTCGCCTTCGCCAGGTTGATGTTCAGCACCAGCGGGTGGTTCGCCAGATTCGGGCTCGAAGGCCAGCCGTGGGCGGACGTGCCGGTGGTCGTGAGCACGCGCCACCGGCCGTCCTGTGCTCTGGCGACGGCGCTGGGGAAATTGCTCCCGAACGTGTAGCTCCCCCATTCCGGGGTCGTGCCGCCGTTCCCTGAGTACGTCACCGTCGCTGGCCGGTCCGGATCGTCGGTGTTGTGCAGCTTTACCCGGATCACGGCATAGGCAGCCTTGATCGGTACATCGCCCACCGAGGGCCGTAGATCGATCTCCCAGCGAGCGTTCCCGTGCTCCGCATCACACTGGTTGTCCCACCAGACGTCCAGGCACCAGTCCTGGTCCGTCCACCACCCACGGTACCGCCACGCCAGCCGCGCGGCGGTCGGGCGCAACGTCGTGATCGGCTGGCAGTTCGGTTCACTCGACCGACCCGCCGCGTCCACGGCGGTGAGGCACACGAAGAACGTGCCCTGCAGGTCGTACGCGCGCTCTACGGTCGGCGTGCCGACCTCATCGCGCGCGGTCTCCCACGCGCCCGTGTAGACGAACCGACTCTGCGAAGCGTCCCACTGGTGCATGAACAGCCCCCAGGTCCACTCGTACCGGACGATCGGCGATCCCACGGGGCTCCACGACCGGCTTCCGTCGAAGGTTGCCCACTTGCGGACGTAGACCGGGCTCGGCGCGTCCCACACGGCCGTCGGACGCGTCTCCCGGATGACGTTGTAGAAGCCTCCGTCCACCCGGTTCACAGCAGCCTCTTCGTCGTAGGCCACCGCCTCCACCCGCAGACCCGTCCCCGCGCCGGCTGCGCGAAGGGAGTGCGGCACCCGGACCGTGTCCCTCGCTGCAACCCGAACACCGCAGATCGGGCTGGCGCCAACCGAGGCGAGCTTCGTGGCGTCGAGCGAGGTGATCGCGACGCAAAAGCTGCGAGTCGCGTTGCTCCGGTTCCGAAGCGTGTAGCCCAGCACACGCTCGTCACCCACATCCCAGAAGAGGGGCGACGCCGGAAGCCGGACCCACTCCGGGCTCGCGACCACGAGGTCCGCTTCCACCGTCAGCTGCGCGGAGGCGGAGAGGGATCCCGCACCGGTCTGGTATGCCGTGAGGGCGAGGACATTCGTCCAGCCGGCCAGAGCATCCGTTGACGCCGAGTACGAGACCGGGACCCGGACTGCGGATGACGACGTCCCGGCGGCGCCGGCCGT containing:
- a CDS encoding sigma-70 family RNA polymerase sigma factor; translated protein: MQAADTSASPQAAAPQPPRAKLPPAPALTPLPESDEELFRLYAETDSDRALREVVNRYQPKIMRFFLRNPATHSRAEDLTQEVFIRIIRNRTSFDPAQKFSTWSKTIAERIAINAARGAQRSRVTSFTDMGVDPEAEPSWSMDPVDTEPLPDRAAEQSELRGILSEALEQVEERYRLPAVLHFIEGLTHTEAAKRLGIPVGTAKSRTHHAIEDLRTLLGARFPGLIAA